A stretch of the Candidatus Rokuibacteriota bacterium genome encodes the following:
- a CDS encoding type II toxin-antitoxin system HicB family antitoxin, producing the protein MKFKVVLEPSDDGGFTVYVPSLPGCISEGDTEEEALQNIKEAIELYLEPTEDDSIVSEKARVIELVM; encoded by the coding sequence ATGAAATTCAAGGTCGTCCTCGAGCCGAGCGATGACGGGGGATTTACGGTTTACGTTCCCTCCCTTCCAGGATGCATTAGCGAAGGAGACACCGAGGAAGAGGCCCTCCAAAACATCAAAGAGGCGATCGAGTTATACCTTGAACCTACCGAGGATGACTCGATTGTGAGTGAGAAAGCTCGGGTCATCGAACTCGTGATGTAA
- a CDS encoding type II toxin-antitoxin system HicB family antitoxin, translating to MKFEVIVEKNEQGEFVATAVEYPGVTATGRTEKEALALVTRALELHLKRIGKSRSS from the coding sequence ATGAAGTTCGAGGTCATCGTCGAGAAGAACGAGCAGGGGGAGTTCGTCGCGACGGCGGTCGAGTACCCGGGTGTCACCGCGACAGGCCGCACCGAGAAGGAGGCCCTGGCGCTGGTCACGCGGGCGCTGGAGCTTCACCTGAAGCGGATCGGGAAATCTCGGTCCTCCTGA
- a CDS encoding type II toxin-antitoxin system HicA family toxin, whose product MRQKGSHIRLQKHIEDRTLKLTVPAHRPIKRSTLSHILKQADIALERFLQLL is encoded by the coding sequence ATAAGGCAAAAAGGTAGTCACATCCGCCTCCAGAAGCACATCGAAGATCGAACGCTCAAGTTGACGGTCCCCGCCCACCGTCCAATCAAACGTTCGACACTTAGCCATATCCTCAAGCAGGCGGACATCGCTCTCGAAAGATTCTTGCAACTCCTGTAG